GAGCGCCGAGGAGACGTCGGTCGCGTCGCTGGAGGCGACCGACCGGGGCAAGCCCGAGCGGCGCAGTGACACGTGGGCCCTGCAGAACGTGAGCTTCGTGGCGCCGGCCGGTCAGCTGACCGCGCTCGTCGGCCCGTCGGGCGCTGGCAAGACCACGATCACGCAGCTGGTGCCCCGGCTGTACGACGCCACCACGGGAACGGTGCGGATCGGCGGCGTCGACGTCAAAGACCTGGCGCTCGACGCGGTCAGCGAGACCGTCGGCGTGGTGACCCAGGACGCGCACATGTTCCACGACACGATCCGGGGCAACCTGCTCTACGCGCGCCCGGACGCCAGCGAGCGTGACCTGATCGAAGCCTGTGACGCGGCCCGCGTGTGGGACGTGATCTCGTCCCTGCCCGACGGCCTCGACACGATGGTCGGCGACCGCGGCCACCGGCTGTCCGGTGGCGAAAAGCAGCGGATCGCGATCGCCCGGCTCCTGCTCAAGTCACCACCGGTCGTCGTGCTCGACGAGGCGACGGCGCACCTGGACTCCGAGTCGGAGGCGGCCATCCAGCGCGCGTTGCAGACCGCGCTCGTCGGCCGTACCTCCCTCGTGATCGCACACCGGCTCTCCACCGTGCGTGAGGCACACCAGATCCTCGTCGTCGACAAGGGTCACATCTGGGAGCGCGGCACGCACAGCCAGCTCCTGTCGGCCGGTGGGCTCTACGCCAACCTCTACGGCATCCAGCACGAGCCGCAGATGGACGGCTGGGCGCCGCGTGGGCGGGCGCCGGTGGGATACGACCCGGACCAGACCCAGTTCCTCGGTTTCATCGTGCCTCGGGTGAAATAGCGCGTCCTCGGCGAGGGACGCATACTGGCGAGGAATCACCATTCATCAGTGGATCGCCGCAACAGCCAGATCGGATATTCACCGTGAGGGAAGCGATGGACACCGCCGTAGAGAATGACCACGCCTGGACGCCGCACGAGATAACCGCCGACTCCGCCGGTACAAAGGATCTCGTTGGCTGGCTGACCGCCCTCGGCCCCGATCCGCTCAACGAAATGCTCATCGAGCGGAAGGCGTTGGTCTTCCGCGGTTTCGGCGTCGACGCCGGCTCCATCGAGACGGTGTTCGACAAGCTGGTGCCGGGCCGCCTGCCGTACGTACACGGCAACTCGCCCCGCACCAAGGTCGGCGGCAATCTCTACACCTCGACGGAGTACCCGCAGCAGTTCACCATCTCGATGCACAACGAGATGGCGTACGCCCACCGCTGGCCGAGCCGGCTCGCCTTCTACTGCGAGATCGCGGCCGAGCGCGGCGGGGCGACGCCGGTGCTGGACGGCGCGCTCTGGTATTCCTCGCTCGACGCCGAGGTCCGCGACGCCTTCGCACCCGGCGTCCGCTACGTGCAAAA
The window above is part of the Phytohabitans houttuyneae genome. Proteins encoded here:
- a CDS encoding TauD/TfdA family dioxygenase, with product MDTAVENDHAWTPHEITADSAGTKDLVGWLTALGPDPLNEMLIERKALVFRGFGVDAGSIETVFDKLVPGRLPYVHGNSPRTKVGGNLYTSTEYPQQFTISMHNEMAYAHRWPSRLAFYCEIAAERGGATPVLDGALWYSSLDAEVRDAFAPGVRYVQNLHDGFGFGKSWQDTFETDDRAEVEAFLKSSEAEWEWGSEGLRISQHRPSTAKHPVTGAEVWFNQADQFHPAGLGDETASELYDILEPEEFPQYVTFADGTPIPDAYIEQIQNRGLEHAVDVDWIAGDVLLIDNVLVAHGRRPFEGSRRVLVAMSD